In one Lycorma delicatula isolate Av1 chromosome 5, ASM4794821v1, whole genome shotgun sequence genomic region, the following are encoded:
- the LOC142324800 gene encoding uncharacterized protein LOC142324800, translating to HVAIGQMSHVCTYCQALKFNNETKGMCCAGGKIKLPELDAPPEPLKTLLAGSTAESKHFLSNIRKYNSCFQMTSFGAEIVTTQFMPTSKIKGQIYHKAGSLLPFPDSDHTFLQMYFIGDDRNEVDARCGIHTSLRRSIISQLQKLLHERNNLVRLFKTAIDMMPSDTHKIVIHADKTPTRELVRRYNAPTIDEVAIVIVGDQF from the coding sequence CATGTTGCTATTGGCCAGATGAGTCATGTCTGTACCTACTGTCAGgctctaaagtttaataatgaaacgaaagGGATGTGTTGCGCTGGCGGAAAAATCAAATTGCCTGAACTTGATGCACCACCAGAGCCATTGAAAACTCTACTTGCTGGATCTACCGCTGAATCGAAACATTTCCTATCgaacatcaggaaatataactcttgcttccaaatgacgtcatttggtgCGGAAATCGTGACGACTCAATTCATGCCAACTTCTAAAATCAAAGGGCAAATATATCACAAAGCTGGCTCCCTGCTCCCGTTCCCAGATAGTGACCATACATTCCTTCAGATGTACTTCATTGGTGATGATAGAAATGAAGTCGATGCACGTTGTGGAATACATACCTCGCTAAGAAGATCCATTATTTCTCAGCTACAGAAGCTCCTTCACGAAAGGAACAATTTGGTGCGTTTGTTCAAAACGGCAATTGATATGATGCCATCAGATACCCACAAGATTGTCATTCACGCAGACAAAACGCCCACTAGAGAACTTGTCCGGAGATATAATGCTCCAACTATAGACGAAGTAGCAATCGTCATAGTCGGAGATCAGTTCTAA